In Candidatus Binataceae bacterium, the DNA window CTTGCCGGTTTTGAAAGTGTAAGTGGCGAGATTCGATACGGGTGTCTCGAACCGCACCTTGTCGTGAGGCAAGAACCAGTGTAGATAGCCGCGCTTGCTACAGATCGAACAGTTGCAATCCAAAACCTCCTTTATCTCGCCGTCCGCTTCGAAAGCGATCTTTCCGCAATGACACGAGCCTTTGTAAGTCATTATCCTGCTCCGTGAGATTGGATTCTCAGATCATCGTCGGGGATCTCCCCTCGCGCAAGTGCGTTGCGCTAATTGCGCGGGTTTCACGTATCGCGTTTTCGGGATGCGTTAAAGTTTACCGCCGGCTGAACAGTAAGCGCAGATCTGCCATAACGTCCTCGACGCACACAGCGGCTGGCCGTTCGATTGTGCATCTGTCGGGAATGTTGAATCTCATGGGGATCTTTTAGTAGTGCCTCGATGTGAGATAGAGAGGGAGTCTAGAAACCATCGTGAACATCGGAATGACAGCGATTGGGATCGGAAAGGCAGCGCGGTCCAACACTATTCGGGCGGTGGTGGAGAATGCGGAAAGGCTCGGCTTCGCGAGGCTATGGGCACCCGAGCACGTTGTGCTGTTTGACACTCAGGGGTCGAGGTATCCCTACAGCGGTGATGGCAAGTTCATGGCCCGCAGCAACATCGATCTTCTCGACCCCTTCATCGGTTTGACCTACGCCGCCGCATTCAGCCGACGAATTAGACTCGCTACGGGAATTTGCCTGGTCGCGGAGCACAATCCGCTCGGGTTAGCTAAGGTGATCGCCAGTCTCGACAGTCTCAGCTCGGGACGCCTCGCGCTCGGAGTCGGCATCGGGTGGTCGTCGGAAGAATTTGCCGCACTCGGAATTCCTTTCGAACGGCGGGCTCAGCGCACCTGCGAATATATCGAGGTGATGCGCAAGCTCTGGGGCGAGGAGAAAACGAGTTTCAGCGGCGAGTTCGTTCGCTTCGACGGCGTCCGCAGTTTCCCTAAGCCTTCGCAGGGGACGAAAGTACCGATAATTTTCGGAGGCGAAAGCA includes these proteins:
- a CDS encoding LLM class F420-dependent oxidoreductase, producing the protein MTAIGIGKAARSNTIRAVVENAERLGFARLWAPEHVVLFDTQGSRYPYSGDGKFMARSNIDLLDPFIGLTYAAAFSRRIRLATGICLVAEHNPLGLAKVIASLDSLSSGRLALGVGIGWSSEEFAALGIPFERRAQRTCEYIEVMRKLWGEEKTSFSGEFVRFDGVRSFPKPSQGTKVPIIFGGESMPALRRVARLGDGWFGVKLNPDQAAAKIATLRKLMSEAGRDMSELEIIISPYENEVTADDLRAYHEIGVHEFVPFVRLPGDDRKIPEALEHIARQFVEPAAKLQ
- a CDS encoding GFA family protein, with the translated sequence MTYKGSCHCGKIAFEADGEIKEVLDCNCSICSKRGYLHWFLPHDKVRFETPVSNLATYTFKTGKYKHQFCPNCGVGPFVIGDEGIAVNVRCLEGIDPSRFKVNTFDGKSL